From a single Candidatus Deferrimicrobiaceae bacterium genomic region:
- a CDS encoding TIGR00730 family Rossman fold protein — MEIQTLCVFCSSSNLVPELFRSDAIALADRLVDEKITLVYGGGSVGLMGVLADRILEKGGGVIGVIPEFLRTEELAHEGLTEMIVTGSMHERKIEMSRRADAFAVLPGGFGTLDEFFEILTWKQLGLHAKPIVVANTGGWFDPILAFFLRAENHRMVSRENLGLVEVVDSAALVVDTLLRRRDPAGAIPRLFRS; from the coding sequence ATGGAAATTCAGACGCTGTGCGTATTCTGCAGCTCGAGCAATCTGGTTCCCGAACTTTTCCGAAGCGACGCGATCGCACTCGCCGACCGGTTGGTCGACGAAAAGATCACGCTGGTCTACGGAGGCGGCTCCGTAGGCCTCATGGGAGTCCTCGCGGACCGGATTCTCGAAAAGGGGGGGGGAGTGATCGGCGTCATTCCGGAGTTCCTTCGCACGGAGGAACTCGCCCACGAGGGCCTCACGGAAATGATCGTCACAGGATCGATGCACGAGCGCAAGATCGAGATGAGCCGGAGGGCCGACGCCTTCGCGGTCCTGCCGGGCGGCTTCGGGACATTGGACGAATTTTTCGAGATCCTCACCTGGAAGCAGCTCGGCCTGCATGCGAAGCCGATCGTCGTGGCCAACACCGGAGGATGGTTCGACCCGATCCTTGCCTTCTTCCTCCGCGCGGAAAACCATCGCATGGTATCGCGCGAGAACCTTGGTCTCGTGGAGGTCGTCGATTCCGCCGCCCTGGTCGTGGACACCCTGTTGCGCCGCCGGGACCCGGCCGGCGCCATCCCCCGCCTTTTCCGGTCGTAG